From the Malaclemys terrapin pileata isolate rMalTer1 chromosome 13, rMalTer1.hap1, whole genome shotgun sequence genome, one window contains:
- the UTP6 gene encoding U3 small nucleolar RNA-associated protein 6 homolog has protein sequence MAERIEQRIEGRLPELEQLERVGLFTRKEIKAVIKKASALEYKIQRRALHKEDFINYIQYEINLLELIKKRRSRIGYSFKKDEIEYSIVQRIHGLFRRATEKWKDDVQLWLSHVAFCKKWNKKIQLSKVFSAMLAIHPNKPALWIMAAKWEMEERLSSESARHLFLRALRFHPESPKLYQEYFRMELMHAEKQRKEKKEFEQAKMDLGEFNYSEEVLNGEMARIIYRNAVQKIKGAEFCLSLLSIAKLFDFTQDLQKEILENLQVEHADDPLTWDYMARRELEMGSLPSPECSSKQMKASEVAQKEERCCAVFEEAVTALPTEAMWKCYVTFCLERLNRKTNSEELRRKRLERTLSVFSGAHESTLLPETLYKQWLQLLLEVGLSEKATEVAAAATKRFSQSVEMWHTRLQVLIKLNSSDVAQCFEEAVRQVKSKGCLPLWTLWVEWSEGANSKEDTQALYQRSLFVIAPADSVTMKEKYLDWAYRDGGYKKAKRVFTSLHESRPFSLAFFRKMIEIEKEQESCKMLNLREYYERALREFGSTDSDLWLDYIKEELNHPQGKPVNCGNIHWRAMKMLEGELVEKFVSKYTLLQTGHL, from the exons ATGGCGGAGAGGATCGAGCAGCGCATCGAGGGCCGGCTCCCGGAGCTAGAGCAGCTGGAGCGGGTCGGGCTCTTCACGCGCAAAGAGATCAA GGCAGTCATTAAGAAAGCCTCAGCTCTAGAATACAAAATACAGAGGAGAGCTCTCCATAAGGAAGACTTTATCAATTACATTCAG TATGAAATTAATCTGTTGGAACTGATCAAGAAAAGAAGATCG CGCATTGGATATTCATTTAAGAAAGATGAGATTGAGTATTCTATTGTGCAGAGAATACATGGCCTCTTCAGGCGTGCCACAGAAAAATGGAAA GATGACGTGCAGCTGTGGTTGTCACATGTGGCTTTTTGCAAGAAATGG aataaaaaaattcagcttagcAAGGTGTTTTCTGCCATGCTAGCCATTCATCCGAACAAGCCAG CATTGTGGATTATGGCTGCCAAGTGGGAAATGGAGGAACGCCTCTCATCCGAAAGTGCCAGGCACTTGTTCCTTCGTGCATTGCGCTTCCATCCAGAGTCTCCAAAACTGTATCAAGAA TATTTCAGAATGGAACTGATGCATGCTgaaaagcagagaaaagaaaagaaagagtttGAACAAGCCAAGATGGACTTG GGCGAGTTCAATTATTCTGAAGAGGTTCTTAATGGGGAAATGGCTCGAATAATCTACAGAAATGCTGTTCAGAAAATCAAAG GTGCTGAGTTCTGCCTGTCCTTGCTTTCAATTGCAAAGCTATTTGATTTTACACAAGACTTGCAAAAAGAAATTCTTGAAAA CTTGCAGGTTGAGCATGCTGATGATCCTCTTACATGGGACTACATGGCCCGTCGGGAGCTGGAGATGGGGTCCTTGCCATCCCCAGAATGTTCATCTAAACAGATGAAAGCATCCGAGGTGGCCCAGAAAGAGGAGCGGTGCTGTGCAGTCTTTGAGGAAGCAGTGACAGCGCTCCCCACAG AGGCCATGTGGAAATGCTATGTCACTTTTTGCCTGGAGAGACTTAACAGGAAAACCAATAGTGAGGAATTGAGACGGAAG aggCTAGAAAGGACTTTGAGTGTATTCAGCGGAGCCCATGAGTCCACCTTGCTGCCAGAGACTTTATACAAACAGTGG CTTCAGCTGTTACTGGAGGTTGGCCTTTCTGAGAAGGCAACAGAGGTAGCTGCAGCTGCAACCAAACGGTTCAGCCAATCGGTGGAAATGTGGCACACGAGACTGCAGGTGCTAATCAAACTGAACAGCAGCGATGTGGCCCAGTGTTTTGAGGAAGCTGTGAGACAGGTGAAATCTAAG GGCTGTTTACCGTTATGGACTCTATGGGTGGAATGGAGTGAAGGAGCAAACAGCAAGGAAGACACACAAGCCCTCTACCAG AGATCCTTATTTGTCATAGCCCCAGCTGACTCAGTAACCATGAAAGAGAAGTACCTTGACTGGGCCTACAGAGATGGCGGTTATAAGAAAGCAAAGAGAGTCTTTACCag CCTGCATGAAAGTCGCCCATTTTCACTCGCGTTCTTCAGGAAAATGATCGAAATAGAGAAGGAGCAA gaatcctgcaagatgcttaaTCTGAGAGAATACTATGAACGTGCCCTGAGAGAGTTTGGTTCTACAGATTCTG atCTCTGGCTAGATTACATCAAAGAGGAGCTAAACCATCCCCAAGGCAAACCAGTAAACTGCGGGAACATTCACTGGAGAGCTATGAAGATGCTAGAGGGAGAGCTAGTGGAAAAATTTGTTTCCAAATACACTTTGCTGCAAACTGGACActtgtga